The following coding sequences are from one Leptolyngbya sp. NIES-3755 window:
- a CDS encoding phycobilisome 29kDa rod-core linker polypeptide (ab initio prediction:Prodigal:2.6;~similar to AA sequence:cyanobase_aa:tlr1964), whose product MSIPLLEYKPSSQNQRVDGYEVPGEDTPYIYRLEDCVDQTDITNLIWAAYRQVFSEHVILQSSRQKNLESQLKNRAITVRDFVRGLAKSETFRTLVIDKNSNYRLVDIALKRLLGRSAYNNEETIAWSIKIATLGWDGFVDVLLDSEEYATAFGDNTVPYQRRRYKGRPFNLVTPSYADYWRDQEETSRYKWGDINNFRDLARSLNIKTVEHKPVSTANIAIPDMTRDLASSTPASISSSSGFPLR is encoded by the coding sequence ATGTCGATTCCCTTACTTGAGTACAAACCCTCCTCGCAAAATCAGCGAGTTGATGGGTACGAAGTTCCAGGCGAAGACACTCCCTATATCTATCGTCTTGAAGATTGCGTCGATCAAACCGATATCACCAATCTGATTTGGGCAGCTTATCGGCAAGTGTTCAGCGAACACGTCATCTTACAAAGCAGCCGCCAAAAGAATCTCGAATCCCAACTGAAGAACCGAGCGATTACCGTTCGCGACTTTGTGCGCGGATTGGCAAAGTCGGAAACGTTTAGAACTTTGGTGATCGACAAAAACTCGAACTATCGCTTAGTCGATATTGCTCTGAAGCGCCTACTGGGTCGATCGGCTTACAACAATGAAGAAACGATCGCTTGGTCGATTAAAATCGCGACTCTAGGTTGGGATGGCTTCGTAGATGTACTCCTCGACAGCGAAGAGTATGCGACTGCGTTTGGGGATAACACCGTTCCTTATCAGCGTCGTCGTTACAAAGGTCGTCCGTTTAACTTGGTCACTCCGAGCTATGCGGACTACTGGCGCGATCAGGAAGAAACGAGCCGTTACAAGTGGGGCGATATCAATAACTTCCGGGATCTTGCTCGATCGCTGAACATCAAAACCGTTGAACACAAACCCGTATCGACGGCGAACATTGCGATTCCTGATATGACACGCGACTTGGCGAGTAGTACTCCCGCTTCGATTAGTTCCTCATCGGGTTTCCCATTACGCTAA
- a CDS encoding phycobilisome linker polypeptide (similar to AA sequence:cyanobase_aa:Ava_2939) — translation MALPLLAYKPTTQNHRVKNFGTADQNEDTPYIYRIEDVSSVTDMESLIWAAYRQVFSEHETLKFNRQIASESRVRNGAITVRDFIRELAKSERFYSTVVEVNNNYRLVQICLKRFLGRDSYDRDEEIAWSIVIGTKGFNGFVDALLDSEEYTNAFGDYTVPYQRRRMEARPFNLDTPRYGEDFRETAGTVKNDWQFVVQNYYSKKSQERNLPEGDPRRFLSVAAAIAPKQNYGSVTTSTDYMSKVPNRSRR, via the coding sequence ATGGCATTGCCATTGTTAGCTTATAAGCCGACCACCCAAAACCACCGGGTGAAAAATTTCGGCACTGCTGACCAAAACGAAGACACTCCTTACATCTATCGAATCGAGGATGTAAGCTCTGTAACCGATATGGAGTCGCTGATTTGGGCGGCATATCGTCAAGTGTTCAGCGAACATGAAACCTTGAAGTTCAATCGCCAAATTGCGTCTGAATCTCGTGTGAGAAACGGTGCAATCACGGTGCGCGACTTCATTCGTGAATTGGCAAAATCTGAGCGCTTCTACAGCACTGTAGTGGAAGTGAACAACAACTATCGCTTGGTGCAAATCTGCCTGAAGCGCTTCCTGGGTCGTGATTCTTATGATCGAGATGAAGAAATCGCTTGGTCGATCGTGATCGGAACCAAGGGCTTTAATGGGTTTGTCGATGCTTTGCTCGATAGCGAAGAGTACACGAACGCATTTGGCGATTATACCGTTCCGTATCAGCGTCGTCGGATGGAAGCGCGTCCGTTTAACTTGGATACTCCTCGTTACGGTGAAGACTTCCGCGAAACGGCTGGAACCGTGAAGAACGATTGGCAGTTTGTGGTGCAGAACTACTACTCCAAGAAGTCGCAAGAACGCAACTTGCCCGAAGGTGATCCACGTCGCTTCCTCAGTGTGGCAGCCGCGATCGCTCCGAAGCAGAACTATGGTAGCGTGACTACTTCGACCGATTACATGAGCAAAGTGCCGAACCGCAGTCGTCGTTAA
- a CDS encoding GCN5-related N-acetyltransferase (similar to AA sequence:cyanobase_aa:RPA0410) — translation MLIREATTGDVPTIARVHVDTWRSTYQGIMPDELLANLSYERREQGWHHILNNASIDHSFIYVAEEQSGQIVGFASGAMERNGNSVYQGELTAIYILDRYQQRGVGRQLVRAVAQKLDQMNIRSMLVWVLASNPACRFYETLGGQKVDEKEIERGGTKLIEIAYGWTDTSTLIQDF, via the coding sequence ATGCTGATACGAGAAGCAACTACTGGTGATGTTCCTACCATTGCGCGAGTTCATGTTGATACTTGGAGATCGACATATCAAGGAATCATGCCAGACGAGCTTCTGGCAAATTTATCTTATGAGCGGCGGGAGCAAGGTTGGCATCACATCCTGAACAATGCCTCTATTGATCACAGCTTTATCTATGTTGCAGAGGAGCAATCAGGTCAGATTGTTGGTTTTGCCTCTGGTGCAATGGAACGCAATGGTAATTCAGTGTATCAAGGCGAACTTACCGCGATTTACATTCTCGATCGCTATCAACAAAGAGGAGTTGGACGGCAATTAGTTCGAGCAGTTGCACAAAAGCTAGATCAAATGAACATCCGATCAATGCTCGTTTGGGTGTTAGCAAGTAATCCTGCCTGTCGCTTTTATGAAACGCTTGGAGGGCAAAAAGTAGATGAAAAAGAAATCGAAAGAGGCGGAACTAAGCTGATTGAAATTGCCTATGGTTGGACAGACACATCAACTTTGATACAGGATTTCTAA
- a CDS encoding hypothetical protein (similar to AA sequence:cyanobase_aa:cce_2018), whose translation MSQINYTAMSDEELKQYFLKHREDKMALRAYLDRIGDRPREIITTVDDPDFDAKLQAAIARKMQRSDRENQ comes from the coding sequence ATGAGTCAAATTAACTACACTGCGATGTCCGATGAAGAGTTAAAACAATACTTTCTCAAACATCGCGAAGATAAGATGGCTCTTCGAGCATACTTGGATCGAATCGGCGATCGTCCACGTGAAATTATCACGACTGTCGATGATCCTGATTTTGATGCGAAACTTCAAGCGGCAATTGCACGAAAGATGCAAAGATCAGACAGAGAGAATCAATAA
- a CDS encoding hypothetical protein (similar to AA sequence:cyanobase_aa:cce_2017), with translation MPTDAQLRGLYRLSYWLTYIMLQPVHLVCIDDRTNNLYVLAGSTEDLEFQITPTGEVF, from the coding sequence ATGCCGACCGATGCTCAATTGAGAGGGTTATACCGTCTTAGCTATTGGCTAACGTATATCATGCTTCAGCCTGTACATCTTGTTTGTATTGACGATCGAACAAATAATTTATACGTTCTGGCTGGAAGCACTGAAGATTTAGAATTCCAAATCACGCCAACTGGAGAGGTATTCTGA